A part of Saliniradius amylolyticus genomic DNA contains:
- the truD gene encoding tRNA pseudouridine(13) synthase TruD encodes MQTQHWQYRFGQPEASGTLKQQPADFVVREELGFTPSGEGEHVFVQLEKQGQNTVWVAEQLARFAGVPARAVSYSGRKDKHALTEQWFGIHLPGKTTPDFSGCQIEGVRIVRVLRHHKKLRTGTHKCNRFELWLRDIDRPESVEQRLAWILQGVPNYYGPQRFGRHNSNLKFAELLIKGESIRHRQKRSMAISALRSWLFNEFVSERLVQGQFQKAMQGDIMVLSGSNSFFCAESPDSEEIQTRLVNHDILLSAPLWGAGELATQGDAAEWEQRVAQHYPQVTAALARQNLKQERRALLLLPQHFDWQWQDNHLRLDFRLPTGAFATSVVRELMQTRSVEDA; translated from the coding sequence ATGCAGACCCAACACTGGCAGTACCGCTTTGGACAACCCGAAGCCAGCGGCACCTTAAAACAGCAGCCGGCGGATTTTGTCGTTCGAGAGGAGCTTGGCTTTACCCCCAGCGGCGAAGGCGAACATGTCTTTGTTCAGCTGGAAAAGCAAGGCCAGAACACCGTATGGGTCGCCGAACAACTGGCTCGTTTTGCGGGGGTCCCTGCGCGCGCCGTATCCTACTCCGGACGCAAGGACAAACACGCCCTGACCGAGCAATGGTTTGGCATTCATCTGCCCGGAAAGACCACGCCGGACTTTTCCGGCTGTCAGATAGAGGGCGTTCGCATTGTACGGGTGCTCAGACACCACAAGAAGCTGCGCACTGGTACCCACAAGTGCAACCGGTTCGAACTGTGGTTAAGAGATATCGACCGGCCTGAATCAGTCGAACAACGACTCGCATGGATACTTCAGGGCGTGCCTAATTACTATGGCCCTCAGCGTTTTGGCCGCCATAACAGCAACCTTAAATTTGCCGAACTCTTAATCAAGGGCGAGAGCATTCGCCATCGCCAGAAGCGTTCCATGGCCATCTCCGCTCTTCGCTCCTGGCTGTTTAATGAGTTTGTCAGTGAGCGGCTGGTGCAAGGTCAGTTCCAAAAGGCCATGCAAGGGGATATTATGGTGCTAAGTGGTAGCAATAGCTTCTTCTGCGCCGAGTCGCCGGACAGTGAAGAGATTCAAACCCGACTGGTTAACCATGATATTCTGTTGTCTGCACCGCTGTGGGGCGCAGGAGAGTTAGCCACTCAAGGCGATGCGGCCGAGTGGGAACAAAGGGTAGCTCAGCACTACCCTCAAGTGACGGCGGCCCTGGCCAGACAGAACTTAAAACAAGAGCGTCGAGCACTGCTGTTACTGCCGCAGCATTTTGACTGGCAGTGGCAAGATAACCACCTCAGGCTCGATTTCCGGCTCCCCACCGGTGCTTTTGCCACCTCGGTGGTACGTGAGCTAATGCAAACCCGTTCAGTGGAGGATGCATGA
- the ispF gene encoding 2-C-methyl-D-erythritol 2,4-cyclodiphosphate synthase encodes MNIRIGHGYDVHRFGGPGPVTIGGVKIEHEHGLLAHSDGDVALHALCDAILGALALGDIGRHFPDTDAQFEGADSRGLLRHVYALAKEKGYGLNNLDLTIIAQTPKMAPHIETMIHAIAEDLDATPEQINIKATTTEKLGFTGRKEGIACHAVVLLVAQ; translated from the coding sequence ATGAACATACGCATCGGCCATGGCTATGATGTACACCGCTTTGGCGGTCCCGGCCCGGTTACCATCGGCGGCGTTAAGATCGAGCATGAACACGGTCTGCTGGCCCACTCTGACGGCGACGTCGCCCTGCATGCCCTGTGCGACGCGATTCTGGGCGCGTTAGCACTGGGCGATATTGGCCGGCACTTCCCGGATACCGACGCCCAGTTTGAAGGCGCCGATAGTCGCGGATTATTGCGGCATGTTTACGCCTTAGCCAAAGAGAAAGGCTACGGTTTAAACAATCTGGATCTCACCATCATCGCTCAGACGCCTAAAATGGCGCCCCATATCGAGACTATGATTCACGCCATTGCTGAGGATCTTGACGCTACCCCGGAGCAAATTAACATCAAGGCCACCACAACGGAGAAACTGGGATTCACAGGCCGCAAGGAGGGCATCGCCTGCCATGCGGTGGTGTTACTGGTGGCCCAATGA
- the ispD gene encoding 2-C-methyl-D-erythritol 4-phosphate cytidylyltransferase, which produces MSNRLFSAIVPAAGIGSRMGQSIPKQYLSLGDQCILAHTLDALLAHPAITQIVVALNPQDADFATLPQSHDPRVVTTTGGAERADSVLAGLQLVSQDWVLVHDAARPCLTRHDLDKLMTHAQQNEQGAILATPVRDTMKRANEQQQILHTEERQHLWHALTPQLFPRQALLQALQEAQGPITDEASAMEQTGYPVKLIQGCASNIKVTQAEDLALAEFYLRQQHRITE; this is translated from the coding sequence ATGAGCAACAGACTTTTCTCCGCCATCGTGCCGGCTGCAGGCATCGGCTCACGCATGGGTCAATCCATTCCCAAGCAATACCTGTCTTTGGGAGACCAGTGCATCCTGGCGCACACTCTGGATGCCCTGCTGGCTCATCCGGCTATCACTCAGATTGTAGTGGCTCTGAACCCACAGGATGCGGACTTTGCCACGTTGCCACAATCGCACGACCCCAGAGTCGTTACGACCACCGGCGGCGCCGAACGAGCCGATTCCGTGCTGGCAGGTTTGCAACTGGTCAGCCAGGACTGGGTATTGGTGCATGATGCCGCCCGGCCCTGCCTGACTCGTCATGATTTAGACAAGCTGATGACTCACGCTCAGCAAAACGAGCAAGGCGCCATTCTGGCCACTCCTGTCAGAGACACCATGAAGCGGGCGAATGAGCAGCAGCAGATCCTGCACACCGAGGAGCGCCAACACCTATGGCACGCCCTCACGCCTCAGCTTTTTCCTCGTCAGGCACTGCTTCAGGCACTGCAAGAGGCTCAGGGACCTATCACCGATGAAGCTTCAGCTATGGAGCAAACCGGCTACCCGGTAAAGTTAATCCAAGGCTGCGCCAGCAATATCAAGGTGACGCAGGCCGAAGATCTGGCTCTGGCTGAATTTTATCTGCGACAACAACACAGGATTACCGAATGA
- the ftsB gene encoding cell division protein FtsB, with amino-acid sequence MRWITLVLLVLLGLLQHRLWFGKHSIPDYWQLKQEVQQQQRQNANLRQRNQLLQADIRDLKTGLEAIEERARNELGLIREGETFYRILPPEQ; translated from the coding sequence ATGAGATGGATCACCCTGGTCTTGTTAGTGTTGCTGGGCCTGCTCCAGCACCGCCTGTGGTTTGGTAAACACAGCATTCCCGACTACTGGCAGCTCAAACAGGAAGTCCAGCAGCAACAACGCCAGAATGCCAACCTCAGACAGCGCAACCAACTGCTTCAGGCCGATATCAGGGACCTCAAAACAGGCCTTGAAGCCATTGAAGAGCGAGCGCGTAACGAACTGGGACTGATCCGGGAAGGCGAAACCTTTTATCGAATTCTGCCACCAGAACAATGA
- a CDS encoding calcium/sodium antiporter, giving the protein MSIEAIAAIVVGLVILVWSADRFIEGAAATAKHAGMPTLIIGIVVIGFGTSAPEMVVSALAAADGNPGLALGNAYGSNITNIALIIGTTALIAPIAVRSQILRKEMPLLLLVTLLAGWQLYDGFLSRLDAVVLLGMLFAIMGWSVIQAMRNRGTVKDSYMDNVDEELAAHPMPLKKALLWLFAGLVLLVISSRMLVWGAVSIAQAFGVSDLIIGLTIVAIGTSLPELASGIAAARKGEHDLALGNVLGSNLFNTLAVVGIAASIDPLAVAPEVLQRDWVVMAVLSLALLVMGIGFGRQGRINRVEASGLLLAYIGYNSYLGYSIVQQVAP; this is encoded by the coding sequence ATGTCTATCGAAGCCATCGCAGCCATTGTTGTCGGTCTGGTCATTCTGGTCTGGAGTGCCGATCGCTTTATCGAAGGGGCGGCCGCCACAGCCAAACACGCCGGCATGCCCACATTGATTATCGGCATTGTGGTCATCGGCTTTGGAACCTCGGCACCGGAGATGGTGGTTTCGGCATTGGCCGCGGCAGACGGCAACCCAGGACTGGCATTAGGCAACGCGTACGGGTCTAACATTACCAATATCGCCCTTATCATCGGCACCACCGCGTTAATTGCCCCTATCGCGGTGCGCTCACAAATTCTTCGTAAAGAGATGCCACTATTGTTACTGGTGACCCTGTTGGCAGGCTGGCAGCTGTACGATGGCTTTTTGTCCCGGCTGGATGCCGTCGTCTTACTGGGCATGCTGTTTGCCATCATGGGCTGGTCGGTGATACAAGCCATGCGTAACCGCGGCACCGTCAAAGACAGCTATATGGATAATGTGGACGAAGAGCTCGCAGCTCACCCCATGCCGCTGAAAAAAGCCTTGCTCTGGCTTTTTGCCGGGTTGGTACTGCTGGTCATCAGCTCACGCATGTTGGTCTGGGGCGCAGTATCCATCGCCCAGGCTTTTGGCGTCAGCGACCTGATCATTGGCCTGACCATTGTTGCCATCGGCACCTCCCTGCCTGAGTTAGCCTCAGGCATCGCCGCCGCGCGCAAGGGCGAGCATGACCTGGCGCTGGGTAATGTGCTGGGCTCCAATCTGTTTAATACCCTGGCAGTGGTGGGTATCGCCGCCAGTATCGACCCTCTGGCAGTGGCGCCGGAAGTCCTGCAGCGCGACTGGGTCGTTATGGCCGTACTCAGCCTGGCCCTGCTGGTTATGGGTATTGGTTTTGGCCGTCAGGGCCGCATTAACCGAGTCGAAGCCTCGGGTTTGTTACTGGCCTATATCGGTTATAACAGCTACCTGGGCTACAGCATTGTGCAGCAGGTGGCGCCATAA
- a CDS encoding TIGR03545 family protein yields MAWLKKGLWIVLGLIVAVLAAVFLFLDTWIKLAVEEAGAQATGAEVNVAEVSHTFSPFSVTLSGLQMTDAARPEYNKVTADTIKAEVQLKPLLMNKVIVDQVQILGVKFDQKRAEPGDVYRQPDGSPSPFDNLFNQPVNMPSVDEVLNNNTLKTTQAIEQAQSAYQQHQDQLQQQYQALPDKQALADYKQQLQELQDTDYSNPAELVTAKEKFDRLKEQLKQEQQKVSQFLSSVRQARDDLGPKLASLKDAPQQDYQQLKGVLAGDAAAIGDLTEALFGPQMRQWSDQLLAAYDLVAPMLQSKGESAQTAPSEPLMVFEEFEHLPDILIKQADVSVQWQDYAIDSRWLNITDNHQKLGQATEFMVDAPDSPLWSVLKLDGQFQFLAEGLFAQQSWDLAGLKLGATRLLESDNLTSLLESGLLSATGKLSVNKDQMDGDGVVNLAQLAIQASGENKLTRTIASALSSLSALNIDTGISGHWRSPKLNLSSSLDNQLKDALMASLGEEAQGKLTELQQRLQAKAAGPLDKLTGGQSQWQGWQDLAQGQGDSIETMLEAKLKGALDKEKDKLTDKLKNKLFGGAH; encoded by the coding sequence ATGGCTTGGTTGAAAAAAGGGCTATGGATTGTACTGGGACTAATTGTTGCCGTGTTAGCGGCAGTCTTCTTGTTCCTTGATACCTGGATTAAACTGGCAGTAGAAGAGGCTGGGGCGCAAGCCACGGGGGCCGAAGTCAATGTGGCTGAGGTCAGCCACACTTTCTCCCCTTTTAGCGTAACACTCTCCGGTCTGCAGATGACCGATGCAGCTCGTCCCGAGTACAACAAAGTCACCGCCGACACCATCAAAGCAGAGGTGCAATTAAAGCCACTTCTGATGAATAAGGTGATCGTTGACCAGGTGCAAATCCTGGGGGTCAAGTTTGATCAGAAACGCGCTGAGCCCGGTGACGTCTACCGGCAGCCCGACGGTTCGCCCAGTCCCTTCGACAACCTCTTTAACCAACCTGTCAACATGCCTTCAGTAGACGAAGTGCTGAACAACAACACTCTGAAAACCACACAAGCAATAGAGCAGGCACAAAGTGCCTATCAGCAGCATCAGGACCAGTTGCAGCAGCAATATCAGGCCTTACCAGATAAACAAGCCCTGGCTGACTATAAGCAGCAACTCCAAGAACTGCAGGATACCGATTACTCCAATCCAGCCGAGCTTGTTACAGCCAAGGAAAAATTTGACCGGTTAAAAGAGCAACTCAAACAGGAACAACAAAAAGTCAGCCAATTTTTAAGCTCGGTGCGGCAAGCCAGGGATGATCTCGGCCCCAAGCTGGCCTCGCTCAAAGACGCACCACAGCAAGATTACCAGCAGCTTAAAGGTGTACTGGCGGGAGATGCGGCCGCCATTGGCGATCTCACTGAAGCCTTATTCGGTCCACAAATGCGCCAGTGGAGCGATCAGTTGCTGGCCGCCTATGACCTTGTCGCCCCAATGCTGCAATCCAAAGGCGAATCCGCTCAAACGGCCCCCAGTGAACCTTTGATGGTTTTTGAGGAGTTTGAGCACCTGCCTGATATCTTGATCAAGCAGGCCGATGTGTCTGTTCAGTGGCAGGATTACGCCATCGACAGTCGTTGGCTGAATATCACTGATAACCACCAGAAACTCGGCCAGGCTACCGAATTTATGGTGGACGCCCCGGACAGCCCACTATGGTCCGTACTTAAGCTCGACGGTCAGTTTCAGTTCCTCGCCGAGGGTTTATTCGCTCAGCAAAGCTGGGATCTGGCAGGACTGAAGTTGGGTGCAACCCGACTACTGGAGTCGGACAATCTTACCAGCTTGCTGGAGTCCGGTCTGCTCAGCGCCACCGGTAAGCTGTCCGTCAACAAGGATCAGATGGACGGCGACGGAGTGGTTAACCTGGCGCAATTGGCTATTCAGGCCAGTGGCGAAAATAAACTCACCCGTACCATTGCCAGCGCACTCAGTTCTCTGTCGGCACTCAATATCGACACCGGGATCAGTGGTCACTGGCGCTCACCGAAACTGAACCTGAGCTCCAGTCTGGATAATCAGCTTAAGGATGCCTTAATGGCTTCGCTCGGAGAAGAGGCTCAGGGTAAACTGACGGAACTGCAACAGCGCCTGCAAGCCAAAGCCGCTGGTCCTCTGGATAAGCTGACCGGAGGTCAGTCCCAGTGGCAGGGCTGGCAAGACCTGGCCCAGGGTCAGGGTGATAGTATCGAGACAATGCTGGAGGCTAAGCTAAAGGGCGCACTGGATAAAGAAAAAGACAAGCTGACTGATAAGCTGAAGAATAAGCTGTTCGGCGGCGCTCATTAG
- a CDS encoding LysE family translocator, which yields MVSMDVLLTFSLACVVLSLSPGPSNLYIMARSLSQGFTSGAAAAGGLAIGSLLYVLASVLGLAAIFKYSPTAYLAIKLVGAAYLIYLGLSYFRNATTVSEPPRVGRRGALQVVRQSLIVELTNPKTALFFLAFLPQFVRPESGSVSTQLALLGLTYTLIALASDIFVAAMSARLGRWLAGHPSFQYWQDRISGTILTLLGSYIAVDELVLGDTVSDI from the coding sequence ATGGTGTCGATGGATGTTTTACTAACATTTTCTCTGGCCTGCGTGGTGCTTAGCTTATCGCCGGGCCCCTCCAACCTCTATATTATGGCTCGCAGTCTGTCACAGGGCTTCACCAGTGGCGCTGCGGCAGCGGGTGGACTGGCCATAGGCTCACTGCTGTATGTGCTGGCCTCGGTACTGGGTCTGGCAGCGATCTTTAAATATTCACCCACTGCCTACCTGGCTATTAAACTGGTTGGTGCCGCGTATCTGATTTATCTGGGACTGAGCTATTTTCGCAACGCCACTACCGTTTCAGAACCTCCTCGAGTGGGGCGTCGCGGCGCTTTACAGGTTGTACGTCAAAGCCTGATAGTGGAGTTGACCAACCCTAAAACGGCGCTTTTTTTCCTGGCATTTTTGCCCCAGTTTGTTCGGCCCGAATCCGGTTCCGTCAGTACCCAACTGGCCTTGCTGGGACTGACCTATACCCTGATCGCTCTGGCCAGCGATATCTTTGTGGCAGCCATGTCGGCACGCCTGGGACGCTGGCTGGCCGGTCACCCATCGTTTCAGTATTGGCAAGACCGTATCAGTGGCACCATACTGACACTACTTGGATCTTATATCGCCGTGGACGAGCTCGTACTCGGTGACACTGTGTCTGATATCTAA
- the putA gene encoding bifunctional proline dehydrogenase/L-glutamate gamma-semialdehyde dehydrogenase PutA, with translation MTFKASEIFNSDYQLPSLDELPALIADTYIVDEEQYVKELIKLIPQDKDSLEAIEKQATELVKDVRKEAQNSDSIDAFLQEYSLDTHEGVILMCLAEALLRIPDSQTADALIKDKLSGADWRSHLKHSDSLLVNASTWGLMLTGKLFHLDNRGDANSEHVLDRLIGRLGEPVVRKAMYTAMRIMGKQFVLGRDIDEALKASRKARKYGYTHSYDMLGEAAVTAKDAKAFYDSYANAIERVGEEDFSTQYPAPPTVSIKLSALHPRYEAAQEERVMSELTDSLASLVKLARSKDVGISIDAEEADRLEISLKVFEKVYRSEAAKGWGNLGLVVQAYTKRALPVLMWVTQLAKEQGDRIPIRLVKGAYWDSEIKWCQQMGLESYPVFTRKAATDVSYLACARFLVSEHTQDYIYPQFATHNAHTVAAIERMAAGRAFEFQRLHGMGEELYDTLLKEDNNISVRIYAPVGAHKELLPYLVRRLLENGANSSFVHKLVDPDTPVESLVNHPLDALKNQPSLANDKIPLPKQIYIHRPNSDGCNLLVESHYRPFIDAVCQYKDQQWSGSPIVNGESIESGEKVTVTSPQNREHEVGQIYYADEETTRKAIDIAHGAFPNWSRTAVEMRAQALEDYANLLEEHKHELIAICTLEAGKSLQDGIDEVREAVDFCRYYAIEARKLFSYDGPLLGPTGEMNELFVQGKGVFACISPWNFPLAIFTGQIAAALATGNTVIAKPAEQTSLLAYRAVQLMHEAGIPKDVLQFLPGKGAVVGGVLSSDDRISGVCFTGSTVTAKNINRSLAERDGAIATLIAETGGQNAMIIDSTALPEQVMTDVVHSAFTSAGQRCSALRVLYVQEDVAERMLELLEGMMQELHVGDPIERRTDVGPVIDDKAKKKLDDHIAEITETGTLISQAPMSDDAATGSFVRPTAVMIDSIHDLKEEHFGPILHVVKYKASELNQVINDINSTGYGLTLGIHSRNESKAAYIADMVNVGNVYINRNQIGAVVGVQPFGGQGLSGTGPKAGGPHYLHRFITEKARSNNVTAIGGNATLLSLGD, from the coding sequence ATGACATTTAAAGCCAGTGAAATTTTTAATAGTGACTACCAACTGCCATCTCTGGATGAGCTCCCTGCACTGATCGCAGACACTTATATTGTTGACGAAGAACAATATGTTAAGGAATTGATCAAACTCATTCCACAGGATAAAGACTCTCTGGAGGCCATCGAAAAACAAGCCACCGAGCTGGTTAAGGATGTACGTAAAGAAGCGCAAAATAGCGACAGCATCGATGCCTTCCTGCAGGAATACAGCCTGGATACCCACGAGGGTGTCATCCTGATGTGCCTGGCCGAAGCCTTACTGCGCATCCCTGATTCCCAAACCGCCGACGCCCTGATTAAAGACAAGTTGTCCGGAGCGGATTGGCGCAGCCATTTAAAGCACAGTGACTCTTTACTAGTGAACGCGTCAACCTGGGGCTTAATGCTCACCGGTAAGCTTTTCCATTTGGATAACCGTGGCGACGCTAACAGCGAACACGTGCTGGATAGACTCATTGGTCGCCTCGGTGAGCCGGTAGTGCGCAAGGCCATGTACACGGCAATGCGGATTATGGGCAAACAGTTTGTATTGGGTCGCGATATCGACGAGGCCCTCAAAGCCAGTCGCAAGGCCCGAAAATACGGGTACACTCACTCCTACGACATGCTTGGTGAGGCGGCGGTAACCGCCAAAGATGCTAAGGCTTTCTACGACTCTTACGCGAATGCCATTGAGCGTGTCGGTGAAGAAGACTTCAGCACTCAGTATCCAGCACCACCGACCGTTTCCATTAAGCTCTCGGCCTTGCACCCTCGGTACGAAGCCGCTCAGGAAGAGCGGGTGATGAGCGAACTGACAGACTCGCTCGCCAGTTTGGTTAAGTTGGCCCGCAGCAAGGATGTCGGTATCAGTATCGATGCCGAAGAGGCCGATCGTCTGGAAATATCCCTCAAGGTATTCGAAAAGGTTTACCGCAGTGAGGCAGCCAAAGGATGGGGCAACTTAGGTCTCGTGGTACAGGCTTACACCAAGCGCGCTTTACCCGTACTGATGTGGGTCACCCAGTTGGCGAAGGAACAGGGCGATCGCATCCCCATTCGTCTGGTCAAAGGCGCCTACTGGGATTCGGAAATCAAATGGTGTCAGCAAATGGGCCTTGAAAGCTACCCGGTATTTACCCGCAAGGCGGCCACCGATGTGAGCTACCTGGCCTGCGCTCGCTTCCTTGTCAGTGAGCACACACAGGATTACATCTACCCTCAATTCGCGACCCATAACGCCCATACAGTGGCCGCCATTGAGCGCATGGCGGCAGGACGAGCCTTTGAGTTCCAGCGTTTGCACGGCATGGGCGAAGAGTTGTATGACACCCTGCTAAAAGAAGACAATAATATCAGCGTACGCATCTATGCGCCGGTGGGAGCACACAAAGAACTGCTGCCCTATCTGGTGCGTCGTTTGTTGGAAAATGGGGCTAACAGCTCGTTTGTTCACAAGCTGGTCGATCCGGATACTCCGGTGGAATCACTGGTTAACCATCCGCTGGATGCGCTAAAAAACCAACCTTCTCTGGCGAATGACAAGATTCCGCTGCCAAAGCAGATTTATATCCACCGTCCCAACTCAGACGGCTGTAATCTGCTGGTGGAGTCCCACTACCGGCCCTTTATCGATGCCGTATGCCAGTACAAAGATCAACAGTGGTCCGGCTCGCCTATCGTTAACGGCGAGTCCATCGAAAGTGGTGAAAAAGTCACCGTCACCTCACCACAAAACCGTGAGCACGAGGTGGGGCAGATTTATTATGCCGATGAAGAGACCACTCGCAAAGCTATTGATATCGCCCACGGTGCGTTCCCAAACTGGAGCCGAACTGCCGTGGAAATGCGAGCTCAGGCGCTGGAGGACTACGCCAACTTACTGGAAGAACACAAACATGAGCTCATCGCTATCTGTACTCTCGAGGCAGGTAAAAGCCTGCAAGACGGTATCGATGAGGTACGTGAAGCGGTGGACTTCTGCCGCTATTACGCTATCGAAGCCCGAAAGCTGTTTTCCTACGATGGTCCGCTGTTAGGCCCCACTGGCGAGATGAACGAGCTGTTTGTACAAGGCAAAGGGGTATTTGCCTGCATTAGCCCGTGGAACTTCCCGCTGGCCATCTTTACCGGTCAGATTGCCGCTGCACTGGCCACCGGCAATACAGTGATAGCCAAGCCAGCCGAGCAAACCAGTTTACTGGCCTATCGTGCCGTACAACTGATGCATGAAGCGGGCATTCCCAAAGATGTGTTGCAGTTTCTGCCCGGTAAAGGCGCCGTGGTGGGTGGCGTCCTGTCCAGTGATGATCGTATCAGCGGGGTCTGTTTTACCGGCAGCACAGTGACGGCAAAAAACATCAACCGCTCGCTGGCAGAACGTGATGGAGCCATCGCGACCTTGATCGCCGAAACCGGCGGCCAGAATGCCATGATCATCGACAGTACCGCTTTGCCAGAGCAGGTAATGACCGATGTGGTGCATTCTGCCTTTACCAGTGCCGGTCAACGCTGCTCAGCTCTGAGAGTGCTTTACGTCCAGGAAGATGTAGCCGAGCGTATGTTGGAGTTGCTGGAAGGCATGATGCAGGAATTGCACGTGGGCGACCCCATTGAGCGACGCACGGATGTGGGGCCGGTGATCGACGATAAGGCCAAGAAAAAGCTGGATGACCACATCGCCGAGATCACCGAAACGGGTACCCTGATAAGCCAGGCGCCGATGTCCGATGATGCTGCAACCGGCAGCTTCGTTCGCCCCACGGCAGTGATGATCGACAGCATCCATGATCTGAAAGAAGAACATTTCGGCCCGATTTTGCATGTCGTCAAATACAAAGCGTCCGAGCTGAATCAGGTGATCAACGACATTAACTCCACCGGCTATGGACTGACACTGGGCATACACAGTCGTAACGAGTCCAAAGCTGCTTATATCGCCGATATGGTCAATGTAGGCAATGTGTATATTAACCGCAACCAGATCGGTGCTGTCGTCGGCGTTCAACCATTTGGCGGACAGGGACTATCCGGCACCGGTCCCAAGGCGGGAGGGCCTCACTACCTGCATCGCTTTATCACCGAGAAGGCGCGCAGTAATAACGTTACCGCCATCGGCGGCAATGCCACCCTCCTCAGTCTGGGCGATTAA
- a CDS encoding TIGR04211 family SH3 domain-containing protein, with product MPKLFSVYLVLALLLTAPVTLAQDGETVYVSDELYTFVHAGPGRNYRILGSVTAGTPVTLLEINESEGYSKVHDADKERTGWVKSSFISREPSLKQKLPAVQEELDIAKQALASLRQENQDLLQRRGELQRYNAELEASLEQSQEKLEEALSQLEDIDNQVQIAWMTRGGVIAFVGLLVGVIIMLLPRKRQRRDQWM from the coding sequence ATGCCTAAATTGTTTTCTGTTTACCTTGTCCTCGCTCTGTTGTTGACCGCCCCTGTGACTCTGGCTCAGGACGGCGAAACCGTTTATGTCAGTGACGAACTCTACACCTTTGTGCACGCTGGCCCAGGTCGTAACTACCGGATTCTGGGTTCTGTGACCGCAGGCACCCCGGTAACTCTGCTAGAGATTAATGAAAGCGAAGGCTATAGCAAGGTCCATGATGCAGACAAAGAGCGCACCGGTTGGGTGAAGAGCAGCTTCATTTCCCGTGAACCATCGCTCAAGCAAAAGCTGCCTGCCGTGCAGGAAGAATTAGATATTGCTAAACAGGCTCTGGCCAGTCTCAGACAGGAGAATCAGGATCTGTTGCAACGTCGGGGCGAACTTCAGCGCTACAACGCCGAGCTGGAAGCCAGTCTTGAGCAGAGCCAGGAAAAGCTGGAAGAGGCGCTCAGTCAGCTAGAGGACATCGACAATCAGGTCCAGATTGCCTGGATGACCCGCGGCGGTGTAATCGCCTTTGTCGGGCTTTTAGTGGGTGTCATCATCATGCTGTTGCCGCGTAAACGCCAACGCCGTGATCAATGGATGTAA